The sequence GGTAAAAACGTTTATGTAGGGCCGGGAGCTGCTATACGAGGCGATTGGGGACAAATAATCATTGAAGACGGCTGTAATGTGCAGGAGAATTGCACAATACATATGTTTCCAGGCACAACAGTACTTTTAAAAGAAGCTGCACATGTAGGGCACGGAGCCATTATTCACGGAGCCACGCTTGGAAAAAACTGCTTAATAGGGATGAATTCTGTGATTATGGATAACGCAGTTATTGGCGATGAGTGTATTATTGGCGCCCTAAGCATGGTTCCTGCAGAAATGGTTATTGAAAAAAGAAAAATAGCTGTAGGAAATCCTGCAAAAGTAATTAAGGATGTAAGCGACGATATGATTGCCTGGAAAACCAAGGGCACACAACTTTATCAACAATTGCCGGCTGACTGTCATGCTACATTAAAAGCTTGCGAACCACTGCGAAGAATGCCTGCTTACAGACCCCAACAACAGGACGAATATAAAACCTGGCAAAAAGAGAAAAAAAAGTAAATTTTTCTTGTAACTTTTGAATAGAATTACCGGAAAAAACATTTGCAGTACTCTCTGTAAACGGCGATCAGGATAGCTATGGGGAGTGGCTTTTATCACGAAAATCTACTTTCAGAATTCATTTTTTTTACGTTAATTTAAAGTTCTTAAATAGTTAATTTTTTATGGCAAAAACCAAATCCATTATAACCGCAAACGCTACCAAATTTCTCTACGAATACCTTAATAATCCTTCTCCAACAGGTTTTGAAAGCAGCGGTCAAAAAATATGGCTCAATTATATAAAACCTTACATTGATGAGTATTTTGTTGATACCTATGGTACGGCAGTTGGGGTTATAAATCCAAAAGCAGAATATAAAGTGGTGATCGAAGCCCATGCAGATGAAATAAGCTGGTTTGTGCATTACATTACCAAGGACGGATTTATATACCTCCGTCGCAACGGTGGATCAGATCATCAAATTGCACCTTCCATGCGCGTAAACATTCACACCGATAAGGGAATTGTAAAAGGTGTATTTGGCTGGCCTGCAATACACGTGCGTGATGCAGCAAAAGAAGAAACGCCAAGTTTAAAAAATATTTTTTTAGACCTTGGTTGTAAATCAGACAAAGAAGTGGAAGACCTGGGTGTACATGTAGGCTGCGTAGTAACTTACCAGGATGAGTTAATGGAACTAAATGACCGTTACTACACGGGACGCGCTTTGGATAACCGCATCGGAGGTTTTATGATTGCTGAAGTTGCGCGGATGTTAAAAGAAAATAAAGACAAATTACCTTTTGGTTTATACATTGTAAATTCTGTTCAGGA is a genomic window of Sphingobacteriaceae bacterium containing:
- a CDS encoding gamma carbonic anhydrase family protein; translated protein: MANIFEFNGYKPIIDRSAFIHPNATVTGNVIIGKNVYVGPGAAIRGDWGQIIIEDGCNVQENCTIHMFPGTTVLLKEAAHVGHGAIIHGATLGKNCLIGMNSVIMDNAVIGDECIIGALSMVPAEMVIEKRKIAVGNPAKVIKDVSDDMIAWKTKGTQLYQQLPADCHATLKACEPLRRMPAYRPQQQDEYKTWQKEKKK
- a CDS encoding peptidase M42 codes for the protein MAKTKSIITANATKFLYEYLNNPSPTGFESSGQKIWLNYIKPYIDEYFVDTYGTAVGVINPKAEYKVVIEAHADEISWFVHYITKDGFIYLRRNGGSDHQIAPSMRVNIHTDKGIVKGVFGWPAIHVRDAAKEETPSLKNIFLDLGCKSDKEVEDLGVHVGCVVTYQDELMELNDRYYTGRALDNRIGGFMIAEVARMLKENKDKLPFGLYIVNSVQEEVGLNGATMIARKINPNVAIVTDVCHDTQSPMMSKITSGDLACGKGPVLSYAPAVQNNLLKLIVDAAKKNKIDFQRQAASRATGTDTDAFAYATDGIASALISLPLRYMHTTVETVNKQDVEEVIKLIYHSLKSLKNNHDFRYIK